A single window of Chlamydia ibidis 10-1398/6 DNA harbors:
- a CDS encoding C40 family peptidase — MTYYYLSSSVVDLRSIAGELETQLLFGERLICSTSKCFAYSQLTYNRGTWQPYPIDIFPENSSFSILSSPLIPNAVVHSFNAILEPWGIPLPYGTPLTIDKQGHVSLPREMLALFPTNSNKKSFCDPRHYSFLSSQKNSLHSLIKTSEKFLGIPYLWGGRCIHDNLNLGTDCSGFINILFQAHGMNIPRNARDQYHDCLFMDNFNDLPLGGLVFLKSRTSDQISHVMLKQSSKSIVHAVQSLGRVVKSIIGADCEFAGNMFYFGNKWNIASYGVPKKRRAFF; from the coding sequence ATGACCTACTATTATCTTAGTTCTTCAGTAGTTGACTTACGTTCTATTGCTGGGGAATTGGAGACGCAATTACTGTTTGGAGAACGTTTAATTTGTAGCACTTCTAAATGCTTTGCATATTCTCAGCTGACTTATAACCGGGGTACTTGGCAGCCCTATCCCATTGATATATTTCCTGAAAACTCTTCCTTTTCTATTTTATCTTCTCCTCTTATTCCAAACGCTGTTGTCCATTCCTTTAATGCTATTTTGGAACCTTGGGGAATACCTCTTCCTTATGGCACCCCGCTAACTATCGATAAACAAGGACATGTGTCCTTACCGCGAGAGATGCTTGCTCTTTTCCCCACTAATTCCAACAAAAAATCATTTTGCGACCCCAGACACTATTCTTTCTTGTCATCTCAAAAAAATTCCCTTCATTCCTTAATTAAAACAAGCGAGAAATTTTTAGGGATACCTTATCTATGGGGAGGCCGTTGTATTCACGATAATTTAAACCTCGGGACAGATTGTTCAGGATTTATTAATATTTTATTTCAAGCACATGGTATGAATATTCCCCGCAACGCAAGAGATCAGTACCATGATTGCTTATTCATGGATAATTTCAATGATTTGCCCTTAGGAGGACTTGTCTTTCTGAAAAGCCGAACCTCTGATCAAATTTCTCATGTCATGCTCAAACAATCAAGCAAGAGCATAGTTCACGCCGTTCAGAGCCTAGGCCGCGTAGTTAAAAGTATTATAGGTGCTGATTGCGAATTCGCAGGAAATATGTTCTATTTTGGTAATAAATGGAACATAGCCAGTTATGGGGTGCCTAAAAAAAGAAGAGCCTTCTTTTAA
- a CDS encoding UbiA-like polyprenyltransferase yields the protein MRISHLNQLFGIKYLAFSLIFLLASTIFALSFSEISGKLSISRICFITSFGICAFFCARSLGIIINQVIDINFDKKNPRTSSRVLPMQLVSIRFAKITALASSVLFLVFGCLLSTSCGIIAAISIFVMFVYPYTKRYSYVSHWILGLVYYLAIIMNFSALSTEQLSFRLFLVASLWGITSALIIAANDIIYAIDDINFDVQEGLYSIPARFGKNIAITVATVSLSLSLISYLSIGWLACLGIPFYLSSIFPIFSIFSTIHKYHSVRKEDAYSCFFWSNIRIALSFLSSMIIIAASNYFF from the coding sequence ATGCGGATAAGTCATTTAAATCAGCTGTTCGGTATTAAATACTTAGCTTTTTCTTTAATTTTTTTGTTGGCTTCCACAATCTTCGCACTATCTTTCTCCGAGATATCAGGTAAGCTGTCAATCTCGAGAATATGTTTCATAACATCATTTGGAATTTGTGCATTTTTTTGTGCTAGAAGTTTGGGAATTATTATTAATCAAGTAATTGATATTAATTTTGATAAGAAGAATCCTAGAACGTCATCTAGAGTTTTACCAATGCAACTAGTGTCTATAAGATTTGCTAAAATTACGGCCCTAGCTTCTAGCGTACTATTTTTAGTGTTTGGCTGTTTATTGAGTACTAGTTGCGGAATTATTGCCGCGATTTCTATTTTTGTAATGTTCGTCTATCCTTACACGAAACGCTACTCATATGTTTCTCACTGGATTTTAGGATTGGTCTATTATCTAGCAATAATCATGAATTTTTCTGCTTTAAGTACGGAACAATTATCATTTAGATTATTTTTGGTCGCATCCTTATGGGGGATTACATCAGCTTTGATTATAGCTGCCAATGATATTATTTATGCTATTGACGATATAAATTTCGATGTTCAAGAAGGACTTTATAGTATTCCAGCAAGATTTGGGAAAAACATAGCTATTACCGTTGCTACAGTTTCTTTGTCCTTATCATTGATTTCTTACCTAAGTATAGGCTGGCTAGCGTGTTTAGGCATCCCGTTTTATCTATCTAGCATATTTCCTATTTTTTCTATTTTTTCTACTATTCATAAGTATCATAGTGTTCGCAAGGAAGATGCCTACTCTTGTTTTTTTTGGAGTAATATTCGAATTGCGTTATCTTTTCTTAGTAGCATGATTATAATAGCTGCTTCTAATTATTTTTTTTGA
- a CDS encoding ABC transporter ATP-binding protein encodes MPPLIEAINISKNVSHLGRELEILKSISINLYPGETVAITGASGNGKSTLLHLLGLLDAPSSGKLNFLGKPRECYDLARFRNEHIGFIFQNFYLLDDDSVLHNVLMPASIARKDTRKGSYAYERAEYLINLVGLSHKIYSRCSYLSGGEKQRTAIARALVNSPSILLADEPSGNLDFETSEYIHNLLISQASDTCGVLIVTHNKQLAKQCSREAILQNGSLVF; translated from the coding sequence ATGCCGCCTTTAATAGAAGCTATAAACATATCGAAAAATGTTTCCCATTTAGGTAGAGAATTAGAAATACTTAAAAGTATAAGTATTAATCTATATCCGGGAGAAACAGTTGCAATTACAGGAGCTTCTGGCAACGGGAAGAGTACCTTGCTTCATCTTCTAGGATTGCTGGATGCCCCATCTTCTGGCAAACTGAATTTTCTAGGTAAACCTAGGGAATGCTATGATCTTGCAAGATTTAGGAACGAACACATTGGTTTCATCTTTCAGAATTTTTACTTACTGGATGATGATTCGGTGTTACACAATGTACTCATGCCTGCAAGTATTGCAAGAAAAGATACCCGCAAGGGATCATATGCATACGAAAGAGCTGAATATTTGATAAATCTTGTCGGACTGTCTCATAAAATTTATTCTCGTTGTAGTTATCTTTCAGGTGGCGAGAAACAAAGAACAGCAATTGCTAGGGCTTTAGTGAATAGCCCATCAATTTTGCTTGCAGATGAACCTTCAGGGAACCTTGATTTTGAAACATCTGAGTATATCCATAACCTACTGATTTCCCAAGCAAGTGATACATGCGGTGTCTTAATAGTTACTCATAATAAACAGCTAGCAAAACAATGTAGTCGCGAAGCCATATTACAAAACGGGTCACTGGTTTTCTAA
- a CDS encoding tRNA 2-thiocytidine biosynthesis TtcA family protein, producing the protein MSTLHLQPPWTKSGKRIESLIRKALYTHHMLDKHNKIVIALSGGKDSLTLLLMLKAISGRGFPELDLHAINIGGKYSCGAEISQQYLQNICNKIRVPFTSVPSPYNPETPECYSCSQVRRRLLFKAAQEIGASAIAFGHHRDDLIQTTLMNLLHKAEFAGMLPVVEMVYFNTTILRPLIFTPEFLIRKFAKESGFARVTCRCPVVSLRTKTEEALKTLEEIFPQARHNIALAVEQHGSSKSNRVKTS; encoded by the coding sequence ATGTCTACACTGCATTTACAACCTCCCTGGACTAAATCTGGGAAGAGAATCGAGAGCTTGATTCGAAAAGCACTGTATACCCACCATATGTTAGACAAACATAACAAGATCGTGATTGCTCTTAGTGGTGGGAAGGATAGTCTTACCTTACTGCTCATGCTGAAGGCAATATCAGGACGGGGTTTCCCAGAGTTAGACTTGCACGCAATCAACATTGGAGGAAAATATTCATGTGGAGCAGAAATCAGCCAGCAATATCTTCAAAACATCTGCAATAAAATTCGTGTCCCCTTTACATCCGTCCCATCTCCCTATAATCCAGAAACTCCCGAATGCTATTCGTGTTCTCAAGTTAGAAGGCGGCTTCTATTTAAAGCAGCACAAGAAATCGGAGCGTCTGCAATTGCTTTTGGTCATCATCGAGATGATCTAATTCAAACAACTTTAATGAACCTGCTGCACAAAGCAGAATTTGCAGGAATGTTACCGGTTGTTGAAATGGTATACTTTAACACTACTATCTTACGCCCTCTTATATTTACTCCAGAATTTCTAATTCGCAAATTTGCTAAAGAGAGTGGGTTTGCACGAGTTACATGTCGTTGCCCAGTAGTTTCACTAAGAACGAAAACAGAAGAAGCTTTAAAAACCTTAGAGGAGATTTTTCCCCAAGCTAGACATAATATTGCTTTGGCTGTTGAACAGCATGGGTCTTCAAAATCTAATAGAGTTAAAACTAGTTAG
- the rpmG gene encoding 50S ribosomal protein L33: MASKNREIIKLKSTESSDMYWTVKNKRKTTGRLELKKYDRKLRRHVIFKEAK, translated from the coding sequence ATGGCTAGCAAGAATCGTGAGATCATTAAGTTGAAAAGCACTGAAAGCTCTGATATGTATTGGACCGTGAAAAACAAGAGAAAAACAACCGGTCGACTAGAACTTAAAAAGTATGATAGAAAGTTGCGTAGGCATGTAATATTTAAGGAAGCAAAGTAA
- a CDS encoding ABC transporter permease, producing the protein MRLEFLVACKYLIPRKDRLSSTIVSLFSVCIVSLVVWLSIVFISVIHGLEQRWIRDLAQLHSPVKVVPSDEYYSSYYYQIDRHADSSHYSLKTIGEKLVSSVVDPYDPEVDYSLPDNFPIPDRDQSGMLRDPVKVAVHALNPLFEQKQIEMLEFEEGFGYIKMDRVVSARKAEPRSLSQFIAYTSDVIYENRVLPYEKTDYSSDILNPFNASKEGWKQDFTYLQNHYRGASVILPMVYRDQGYRVGDSGSISIFSPERQEEVKYPIYVIGFYNPGLSPLGGKTIFIDMDLASIIRAESSGLGMNNGFHVLFSDTKQITKIKQQIDSALDALNIHKYWEVSSLYDSESFRPILDQLRSDQVLFLLISGIILCVACSNIVTMSVLLVNNKKKEIGILKAMGASSTSLKIIFGLCGAVSGALGVVIGSLFAVITLKNLPVIIKTLNYLQGREAFHASFFGQTLPQDLHIPTLITLGIGTLALSAISGMLPARQVSKMHVSQILKSE; encoded by the coding sequence ATGAGGTTAGAATTTCTAGTAGCCTGTAAGTACTTGATACCTAGGAAAGACAGGCTGTCTTCTACGATAGTTTCCTTGTTTTCTGTTTGTATCGTTTCTCTTGTTGTCTGGTTGTCGATAGTTTTCATTTCGGTAATCCATGGTTTGGAACAACGTTGGATTCGTGACCTCGCCCAGCTTCACTCCCCTGTGAAGGTTGTCCCCTCTGACGAATATTATAGTTCTTACTATTATCAGATAGATCGTCACGCTGACTCTTCTCACTATAGTTTGAAAACTATAGGAGAAAAGTTGGTTTCTTCTGTTGTGGATCCGTATGATCCTGAAGTTGATTATTCCCTGCCTGATAACTTTCCTATTCCCGATAGGGATCAAAGTGGTATGTTAAGGGACCCAGTAAAGGTTGCCGTACATGCTCTTAATCCTTTATTTGAACAGAAACAAATAGAGATGTTAGAGTTTGAAGAAGGGTTCGGATATATTAAGATGGATCGTGTAGTTAGTGCACGCAAGGCAGAACCTAGGTCACTTTCGCAATTCATAGCATATACTTCTGATGTTATTTACGAAAATCGGGTTCTTCCTTATGAGAAGACAGATTATTCCTCAGACATTTTAAATCCTTTTAATGCTTCGAAAGAAGGTTGGAAACAGGATTTTACGTATTTACAGAACCATTATAGAGGAGCTTCAGTAATTCTTCCGATGGTTTATCGAGATCAAGGTTATCGGGTGGGGGATTCTGGCAGTATTAGTATTTTTTCTCCCGAACGTCAGGAGGAGGTCAAATATCCTATCTATGTGATTGGTTTTTATAATCCAGGATTATCTCCTTTAGGAGGTAAGACAATATTTATTGATATGGACTTAGCTTCTATTATTCGTGCTGAATCCAGTGGATTGGGTATGAATAATGGGTTCCATGTTTTGTTTTCTGATACCAAACAAATCACAAAAATTAAGCAACAAATTGACAGTGCCCTAGATGCTTTAAATATCCATAAGTACTGGGAAGTATCTTCTTTATATGATTCAGAGAGTTTTAGGCCCATACTGGACCAATTACGTAGTGACCAAGTTTTGTTCTTACTGATATCGGGAATCATTTTGTGCGTGGCATGTTCAAACATTGTTACCATGTCAGTTCTGTTAGTCAATAATAAGAAAAAGGAAATAGGTATTCTCAAGGCGATGGGCGCATCTTCCACAAGTTTAAAAATAATTTTTGGATTGTGCGGGGCAGTTTCCGGTGCCTTAGGTGTGGTTATAGGAAGTTTATTCGCAGTTATTACTTTAAAAAATCTTCCAGTAATTATTAAGACATTGAATTATTTGCAAGGAAGAGAAGCGTTTCATGCTAGTTTTTTCGGCCAAACTCTTCCACAAGATCTTCATATTCCGACTTTAATTACTTTAGGAATAGGAACATTAGCTTTATCTGCTATCTCTGGAATGTTGCCAGCTAGACAAGTGTCTAAGATGCATGTTTCTCAAATTCTAAAATCGGAGTAG
- a CDS encoding DUF1389 domain-containing protein: MSITIIHSLFKNDCSCHPLYSFEKRLKDRANSALIFLILAIITSLLSIIPAILLSSYAGLILGGALLSVSCMFFLLSRIPHLLRTHIPQNLKEILKKHYPRIIIDLIEKAKLSVEELRLILPLLNNEIELRNEDIYYRSETAFNRSLGRLSEDIKLKLSTYGIKNLLDKLDRECLEDLNTILLKSCPIYWLKQFVESAPKITGLSSPIGMRKEVTAYCLGGAASRSITPSVFRLENKILAKSITSDDFTILQSYYSSEKLENSEIDAVKERILDVCQKQCHTFSSSDHFSTPEKIRNACSQALTEMLAHGLSWAQLSLIHMLDDKNWGWLNLLDGGNQRIRRFAVQYLGEITDEQHYLYEPLITLATWDDLFSSGVSLENLLKQNVRNPEKRIARYLEKYARYHDKINILSNEEDL, from the coding sequence ATGTCTATCACCATTATTCACTCTCTTTTTAAGAATGATTGCTCTTGTCATCCACTATATTCCTTTGAAAAACGTCTAAAAGATCGCGCAAATAGCGCTTTAATTTTCTTAATATTAGCTATCATTACTTCCTTACTCTCTATCATTCCCGCAATACTTTTATCTTCCTATGCAGGATTGATACTTGGAGGAGCATTGCTTTCTGTTAGCTGTATGTTTTTTTTACTGTCACGAATTCCTCATCTACTTCGCACTCATATTCCGCAAAATTTGAAAGAAATATTAAAAAAACATTACCCAAGAATCATCATAGATTTAATCGAGAAAGCCAAACTTTCGGTCGAAGAATTGCGTTTGATTCTGCCTTTGTTAAATAACGAAATTGAGTTGAGAAATGAGGATATCTATTACCGCAGCGAAACCGCGTTTAATCGTTCTCTAGGCCGCCTTTCTGAGGATATTAAGTTAAAGCTGTCAACTTATGGCATTAAAAACTTATTAGATAAACTTGACAGAGAATGTTTAGAAGATTTGAATACAATTTTACTAAAATCTTGTCCTATCTACTGGTTAAAACAGTTTGTCGAATCTGCTCCGAAAATTACAGGTCTTAGCTCTCCTATTGGTATGCGAAAAGAAGTAACAGCATATTGTCTAGGGGGTGCAGCTTCAAGAAGCATTACCCCAAGCGTATTTCGTTTAGAAAACAAAATCTTAGCTAAAAGTATTACTTCTGATGATTTTACAATTCTACAGTCGTATTATTCTTCTGAAAAACTAGAGAATTCAGAAATTGATGCGGTCAAGGAGCGTATTCTAGATGTCTGTCAAAAACAGTGTCATACTTTTTCTTCTTCGGATCATTTTTCCACTCCAGAGAAAATCAGAAACGCCTGTTCTCAAGCGCTAACTGAAATGCTTGCACACGGATTATCATGGGCACAACTGTCATTAATACATATGCTTGACGATAAAAACTGGGGGTGGCTGAATTTGTTGGACGGGGGTAATCAAAGAATCCGTAGATTTGCTGTCCAATATCTTGGAGAAATCACTGATGAACAGCATTATTTATATGAACCTTTAATTACTTTAGCTACCTGGGATGATCTTTTTTCTTCTGGGGTCAGCTTAGAAAATTTGCTAAAACAGAATGTGAGAAATCCTGAAAAGAGGATAGCACGGTATCTTGAAAAGTACGCTAGGTACCATGATAAGATAAATATACTCTCTAATGAAGAAGATCTCTAA
- the rplM gene encoding 50S ribosomal protein L13, with protein sequence MEKRKDTKTTLAKASEVKDKSWYVIDAAGKTLGRLSSEVAKILRGKHKVTYTPYVPMGDGVVIINADKVRLTGAKKGQKVYRYYTGYISGMREIPFENMMARKPTYIIEHAIKGMMPRTRLGRHQLKSLRILKGNSYKEYESQKPILLDI encoded by the coding sequence ATGGAAAAAAGAAAAGACACGAAAACAACCCTAGCTAAAGCTTCTGAAGTTAAAGATAAGTCTTGGTATGTTATTGATGCTGCGGGGAAGACTTTAGGCAGACTTTCTTCAGAGGTTGCGAAAATTTTAAGGGGTAAGCATAAAGTTACCTATACTCCTTATGTTCCCATGGGGGATGGGGTAGTCATAATTAATGCCGACAAGGTCCGTTTAACCGGAGCAAAAAAAGGGCAAAAAGTATACCGTTATTATACGGGGTACATTTCAGGAATGCGTGAAATTCCTTTTGAGAACATGATGGCTAGAAAGCCTACTTATATTATCGAACATGCGATTAAAGGCATGATGCCTAGGACGCGTTTAGGTAGACATCAGCTGAAGTCCTTAAGAATTTTAAAGGGTAATTCTTATAAGGAGTACGAATCTCAAAAGCCAATTTTGTTAGATATTTAA
- a CDS encoding flavin prenyltransferase UbiX, whose protein sequence is MKRYVVGISGASGVVLAVKLVKHLAVLGHHVDVIISPAAMKTLYYEMGESSFISLIPKESHKHVVTHSIKAIESPLASGSYHVEGTIIVPCSMATVAALSIGLGDNLLRRVADVALKERRKLILVPREAPLHSIHLENLLKLSQNGAIIFPPMPMWYFTPKTVEEVTDQLVGKMLSLLGIDNTLAKVWQLPS, encoded by the coding sequence ATGAAACGCTATGTAGTTGGAATATCGGGAGCTTCAGGAGTTGTTTTAGCTGTTAAGTTAGTCAAACATCTTGCAGTTTTGGGACACCATGTCGATGTTATCATATCACCTGCAGCTATGAAGACTCTGTACTATGAAATGGGAGAGTCTTCATTTATATCTTTAATTCCTAAAGAGTCTCACAAACATGTCGTTACACATAGTATCAAGGCCATAGAAAGCCCACTGGCTTCTGGCTCTTATCATGTAGAAGGAACCATAATTGTTCCTTGTAGCATGGCCACCGTGGCCGCACTATCTATAGGCCTTGGTGATAATCTTTTACGTCGAGTGGCTGATGTTGCTTTGAAAGAACGTAGGAAGCTTATTTTAGTCCCTAGGGAGGCTCCCTTACATTCTATACACCTAGAAAATCTACTCAAGCTTAGTCAAAATGGAGCAATTATATTTCCGCCTATGCCTATGTGGTACTTTACTCCAAAAACAGTGGAAGAGGTTACCGATCAGCTAGTAGGTAAAATGCTCTCTTTATTAGGAATAGATAATACTTTAGCAAAAGTATGGCAACTGCCTAGTTAG
- the surE gene encoding 5'/3'-nucleotidase SurE, protein MNRRLKLLLTNDDGIAAKGMDLLVSSLLQADFADIYIVAPSSQQSGTSMSFSYSHPVSIEPYHYHQKVHGAWVVSGSPVDCMKLALGNLFNSDLPDLVISGINHGTNAGRNIFYSGTVGAATEAILFGIPALALSQDQHISFFQETAAPEILKSLSLYITSSPFPCVIGLNVNFPASNREEPWKGLRLVATGNEFATSFPRLVSTEGKKQFFSLHDCRTRVDGQPSEEYLSLLDNYISVAPLFVRNSPLAVMGESDFQEARVAFSEFFNAEKDSELSDV, encoded by the coding sequence ATGAACAGAAGACTGAAATTGCTATTAACGAACGATGATGGAATTGCTGCAAAGGGTATGGATCTTTTGGTCTCCTCGCTTTTACAAGCAGATTTTGCTGATATTTACATCGTTGCCCCAAGTAGCCAACAGTCAGGAACGAGCATGTCGTTTTCTTATTCTCATCCTGTTTCAATAGAGCCGTATCACTATCATCAAAAAGTGCATGGTGCATGGGTGGTTTCAGGCTCTCCTGTAGATTGTATGAAGCTGGCTTTAGGAAATTTGTTTAACAGTGATTTGCCTGACTTAGTCATTTCCGGCATTAATCATGGCACTAATGCTGGAAGAAATATTTTTTATTCAGGTACTGTCGGAGCTGCTACAGAGGCCATCTTGTTTGGAATTCCTGCTCTCGCTCTGTCTCAAGACCAACACATCTCTTTTTTTCAAGAAACAGCTGCTCCCGAAATACTGAAATCCTTATCTCTCTATATAACTTCTTCTCCTTTCCCATGCGTTATTGGTTTAAATGTTAATTTCCCAGCTAGCAATAGGGAAGAACCTTGGAAAGGATTACGCTTGGTAGCAACCGGAAACGAATTTGCCACAAGTTTTCCACGATTAGTAAGCACAGAAGGAAAGAAACAGTTCTTTTCTCTTCACGATTGTAGGACTAGAGTAGATGGCCAACCGTCTGAAGAATACCTCTCTTTACTAGACAATTATATTAGTGTAGCCCCGCTATTCGTTAGAAATTCTCCATTAGCTGTTATGGGAGAATCTGATTTTCAGGAAGCACGGGTTGCCTTTAGCGAATTTTTCAATGCTGAGAAAGATTCTGAATTATCGGATGTATAA
- a CDS encoding adenylate kinase translates to MGKRPNFYIIIGAPGSGKGTQSQKLAKKCGIPHISSGDILREAVQKKTPLGLEVESLVSQGAFVSDNLIWELVREKLSQPTCLNGCILDGFPRTVNQAILLDGFLISKFPNYLAILLEISEEEVLHRICSRFVCPSCNRVYSEAQGLSYCPQCNVKLVRRSDDHPEVVRERLKIYKLSTEPVIDYYDQHHKLCKVASSGPVDEVFQKILDCIKM, encoded by the coding sequence ATGGGAAAACGACCAAATTTTTACATTATCATTGGTGCACCAGGATCTGGGAAAGGAACACAATCACAAAAATTGGCGAAAAAATGTGGGATTCCCCATATAAGCTCTGGGGATATTCTAAGGGAGGCTGTACAAAAAAAGACCCCTTTGGGATTGGAAGTTGAGTCCTTAGTCAGCCAAGGAGCCTTTGTTTCAGATAATCTCATCTGGGAACTAGTTAGGGAAAAACTAAGCCAGCCAACTTGCTTAAATGGTTGCATTTTAGACGGTTTTCCTAGAACTGTGAATCAAGCTATTTTGCTAGATGGTTTTTTGATTTCAAAGTTTCCCAATTATCTTGCAATTTTACTGGAAATTTCTGAAGAAGAGGTTCTCCATAGAATCTGCTCAAGATTTGTTTGCCCATCTTGTAATCGCGTATACAGCGAAGCTCAAGGGCTGTCTTATTGTCCTCAATGTAATGTTAAACTTGTACGGCGCTCTGATGATCATCCTGAAGTCGTTCGAGAGCGGCTTAAGATCTATAAATTATCAACTGAGCCAGTGATTGATTATTATGATCAGCATCATAAGCTATGTAAGGTTGCATCATCAGGCCCTGTAGATGAAGTCTTTCAAAAAATTTTAGATTGTATCAAGATGTAG
- the rpsI gene encoding 30S ribosomal protein S9, giving the protein MAKNTVQESVATGRRKQAVSSVRLRPGSGKIDVNGRSFEDYFPLEIQRLTILSPLKLIGDLKDYDLIIRVSGGGIQGQAIATQLGLARALLKENVDSKQELKSRGFLTRDPRKKERKKYGHKKARKSFQFSKR; this is encoded by the coding sequence GTGGCGAAAAATACAGTGCAAGAGTCAGTGGCTACTGGAAGAAGAAAACAAGCGGTGTCTAGCGTACGTCTTCGTCCTGGAAGCGGAAAAATTGACGTTAATGGGAGGTCTTTTGAGGATTATTTTCCTTTAGAGATCCAAAGACTTACTATTTTATCTCCTTTAAAACTTATTGGCGATTTGAAAGACTATGATCTTATCATTCGAGTAAGTGGCGGGGGGATTCAGGGACAAGCTATTGCCACCCAGTTAGGGCTAGCTAGAGCGTTGTTAAAAGAGAATGTCGATTCTAAGCAAGAGTTGAAGAGTCGTGGCTTTTTGACGCGAGATCCAAGGAAGAAGGAACGTAAAAAATATGGACACAAGAAAGCTCGAAAGAGTTTCCAGTTCTCCAAACGTTAA
- a CDS encoding SEC-C metal-binding domain-containing protein, whose amino-acid sequence MSKKINRNDPCPCGSNKKYKQCCLKKESALARYTPEGKFKFSAEVLSPDTIGKAGGGCVKLFQRLSDSLATEQKQAVNRHHVTKTKEPIGKKALRKAQAKEDRIVSEKLNQHNFQFLDTDLTKLPEQSSVEGADETDFVPETFVLTEKDYRVSEKEDSHLEENN is encoded by the coding sequence ATGTCTAAAAAGATAAATAGAAACGATCCTTGTCCATGTGGTTCAAACAAAAAGTATAAGCAGTGTTGTTTAAAAAAAGAGTCTGCATTAGCGCGTTATACTCCGGAAGGTAAATTTAAATTTTCTGCGGAAGTATTGTCTCCCGACACCATCGGGAAGGCAGGTGGTGGTTGTGTAAAATTATTTCAGCGTCTTTCAGATTCTTTGGCAACGGAACAAAAGCAAGCTGTTAATCGTCATCATGTAACTAAAACGAAAGAACCTATTGGGAAGAAAGCTTTGCGTAAAGCGCAAGCTAAGGAAGACCGGATAGTTTCAGAGAAATTGAATCAACACAACTTTCAATTTCTGGATACCGATCTCACTAAACTTCCCGAACAATCTAGTGTAGAAGGTGCTGATGAGACGGATTTTGTTCCTGAAACGTTTGTACTTACTGAAAAAGATTATCGTGTTTCAGAAAAAGAAGATTCTCACTTGGAAGAAAATAACTAA
- a CDS encoding YitT family protein, which translates to MSHGTRLTKFSFPLYFSKTLSWFILGGFLAACGVQMVLVPNELIDGGIVGLSIVASHFLGHKYLPFCLVFFNLPFVILAFKQIGKYFVIQMMTAVIIFSCALWLIDILPSWLGFSPFVFKGSEMETVILGGAIIGVGCGLIIRHGGSTDGTEILGIIINKKKGYTVGQVILFVNFFIFALAGIVYRNWHTAFVSFLTYGIATKVMDMVILGLEDTKSVTIITSSPRKLGHMLMDSLGVGLTYIHAEGGYSGEQRNMLYIVVERLQLSQLKEIVHREDPNAFIAIENLHEVINGRRTN; encoded by the coding sequence ATGTCTCATGGCACTCGTTTAACGAAGTTTAGTTTCCCTCTGTATTTCTCCAAAACTTTGAGCTGGTTCATTTTGGGTGGCTTTCTCGCTGCTTGTGGAGTCCAAATGGTCCTAGTCCCAAATGAGTTAATTGATGGAGGAATTGTTGGTTTATCTATCGTAGCCTCTCATTTTTTGGGTCACAAGTACCTTCCGTTCTGTCTGGTTTTTTTCAATTTGCCGTTTGTTATTCTTGCCTTCAAGCAAATTGGAAAATATTTCGTCATCCAAATGATGACGGCTGTGATTATTTTTTCTTGTGCTCTTTGGCTGATAGATATACTTCCAAGCTGGCTCGGATTTAGTCCTTTCGTCTTCAAGGGCTCAGAGATGGAAACCGTGATTTTAGGTGGAGCAATTATCGGCGTCGGTTGCGGCTTAATTATTCGCCACGGGGGGTCTACCGATGGCACTGAAATTTTAGGCATCATCATTAACAAAAAGAAAGGTTACACTGTTGGCCAGGTTATCCTTTTTGTTAACTTTTTTATCTTTGCTCTAGCAGGCATCGTTTATAGAAATTGGCACACAGCTTTCGTGTCATTTCTAACCTATGGCATTGCAACCAAGGTAATGGATATGGTAATTCTCGGCCTTGAAGATACTAAGTCCGTCACTATTATTACGTCTTCTCCTAGAAAGCTGGGTCATATGCTTATGGATAGCCTTGGCGTAGGGTTAACTTACATCCATGCTGAGGGAGGATACTCCGGGGAGCAACGTAATATGTTGTACATCGTAGTGGAACGTTTACAGTTGTCCCAATTAAAAGAAATCGTTCACAGAGAAGATCCCAATGCATTTATTGCTATTGAAAATCTTCACGAAGTGATTAATGGGCGACGCACTAACTAG